In Nitrospira sp., one genomic interval encodes:
- a CDS encoding alpha-ketoacid dehydrogenase subunit beta — MTSLTYREAVRAGLREALTTDPRVFLMGEDVGKYGGTYACSKGFLDEFGPERIRDTPLSESTFVGAGIGAALGGMRPIVEVMTVNFSLLALDQVVNNAATLRHMSGGQFNVPLVVRMATGAGRQVAAQHSHSLEGWYAHIPGITVLTPATVTDARGMVLAALREPDPVFIFEHAYLYSMEGELEEGPSLVDIAHAAVRRPGRDVSLITFGGCLWKALAAATTLAETGIDAEVLDLRVLRPLDIGTILASVRKTHRAVVIDEAWRTGSFAAEISAQIMEGAFYDLDAPVARVCSAEVPIPYPKHLEEAALPQPETIVSTVAALLGRR; from the coding sequence ATGACCAGCCTCACCTACCGAGAAGCCGTGCGCGCCGGACTGCGGGAAGCCCTCACGACCGATCCCCGTGTATTTCTCATGGGCGAAGATGTCGGCAAATACGGCGGCACCTATGCCTGCAGCAAAGGGTTCCTCGACGAGTTCGGCCCCGAGCGCATTCGTGACACGCCGCTCTCCGAAAGCACCTTCGTGGGCGCGGGCATCGGCGCGGCGTTGGGCGGCATGAGACCGATCGTCGAAGTGATGACCGTCAACTTCAGCCTCCTCGCGCTCGATCAGGTCGTGAACAATGCGGCGACCTTGCGGCATATGTCGGGCGGCCAATTCAACGTGCCGCTCGTCGTGCGGATGGCGACGGGCGCCGGACGGCAAGTCGCCGCGCAACATTCCCACAGCCTCGAAGGGTGGTACGCGCATATTCCCGGAATCACGGTCCTGACGCCGGCCACCGTCACCGATGCCCGCGGGATGGTGCTCGCCGCCTTGCGGGAGCCGGACCCGGTCTTCATCTTCGAGCATGCGTACCTCTATTCAATGGAAGGTGAGTTGGAAGAGGGGCCCTCGCTCGTCGATATCGCCCACGCCGCCGTCCGCCGCCCGGGCCGGGATGTCAGTCTGATCACCTTCGGCGGCTGCCTCTGGAAGGCCTTGGCCGCCGCCACTACACTGGCGGAGACCGGCATCGACGCGGAGGTGCTGGATTTACGGGTGCTACGCCCCCTCGACATCGGCACCATCCTCGCCTCCGTGCGCAAGACGCACCGCGCAGTCGTGATCGACGAGGCCTGGCGGACCGGGAGTTTCGCCGCAGAAATCTCCGCGCAGATCATGGAGGGGGCCTTCTATGACTTGGATGCCCCGGTGGCGCGGGTCTGTAGCGCGGAAGTGCCGATTCCCTACCCGAAACACTTGGAGGAAGCCGCCTTGCCGCAACCTGAGACGATCGTCTCGACCGTGGCGGCGCTGCTGGGGCGGCGTTGA